TGAGATTTGCACCAAAATAGAACGTGCTTTTTTAAACAAACTTGAAGGTGGTTGCACTGCTCCAATTGGTGCTTTAGCTTTTATTAAAGATGAAGAACTAACTTTTGAAGGGATACTTTTAAGCAAAGACGGAACTAAAAAAATACAGGTTAAACGCGTTAAAGCAGTAGGAGAACATCATGATATTGCAGAGTGGTGCGCCAATTACATTTTAGATCGTGGTGGTAACCGTTTAATGGACGAGCTTAAAGAGTCTCATATACCAACAAACATATATTCTACCAAATCATTAACTGAAGATCAACGCTTTTTATTTAACGAAAAAGTAAAAGCAGAAAGCTCTGATTTTGTAAAGATTAGTTTAAATAGAATACACCCAAGATTTGTTAAAAACGAAATAAAAAACGTAGTTATAACTAGCCAAAATGCTATTGAAGCATTATTAAATAATTATTCTGCCATAGAGCTTCAGTTTAAAAACATATACTGTGTAGGTCGTCGTACCAAAAAAATGATTGAAAAGCGTATTGGTAAAGTCACTCACACTGAAAAAAACGCAAAAAAACTAGCGCAATATTTAGTAGATTTTATTGAAGGCACAGAAGTAACTTATTTTTGTAGCGACTTAAGATTAGATGATTTACCATCAATTTTAAAAGAAAACAATATCACAGTTAACGAGGTTGAAGCTTATCAAACCAAGCTAGATAGCATCAGTCTTCCAGAAAGTGTTGAAGGTGTTATGTTTTACAGCCCATCAACAGTACAAAGTTATAAAAAAGAAAATGATGCTAATGGTATTGCTTTTTGTATTGGCGAAACTACCGCTAAAGAAGCAAGCAAACATTTTAAAGATGTACGTATAGCAAAAGTACCAACGGTAGAAAGTGTAATAGAGTTAGTAAACCAACATTACATGTCATAGTCCGCCAAAAGGACAACATAAAGTATCAAGTAATAATAATTTAAAAGATTTTCCGTCTACGCGGAAAGGACACAAGGA
The genomic region above belongs to Olleya sp. Hel_I_94 and contains:
- the hemC gene encoding hydroxymethylbilane synthase; protein product: MSKIIRIGTRDSELALYQAKAVQSQLQALGHQTVLVPIKSTGDIVLDKPLYELGITGIFTRTLDIAMLNGDIDIAVHSLKDVPTLLPNGIVQAAVLKRGNVRDTLVFKNNEEFLGSREATIATGSLRRRAQWLNRFPTHTLVDLRGNVNTRLQKLEDSDWNGAIFAAAGIGRLDLRPEDAVNLDWMIPAPAQGAIMIAALADDEETLAILSEINHQETEICTKIERAFLNKLEGGCTAPIGALAFIKDEELTFEGILLSKDGTKKIQVKRVKAVGEHHDIAEWCANYILDRGGNRLMDELKESHIPTNIYSTKSLTEDQRFLFNEKVKAESSDFVKISLNRIHPRFVKNEIKNVVITSQNAIEALLNNYSAIELQFKNIYCVGRRTKKMIEKRIGKVTHTEKNAKKLAQYLVDFIEGTEVTYFCSDLRLDDLPSILKENNITVNEVEAYQTKLDSISLPESVEGVMFYSPSTVQSYKKENDANGIAFCIGETTAKEASKHFKDVRIAKVPTVESVIELVNQHYMS